The nucleotide sequence TGCACTTTCTGTAaaatggaaccaccctaccaccctgttccttagtgcactactttagactagggaAAAGTCTAAACGGGATCCTTTGGACATACCAACTCTGATGTCACCCCATGGAAGTTCAcaattaaaatggttaaggttagggtaataGTTAGGTAAGAGTTAGGGTTTGGACATCCCAAGATTTCTGGATAGCATAAACCTTTAGAGTAGAAGGTGTTGCTGTGTTGCTCACTATTTTCTGAATGGTTCTCACATTTCATTATGTTGATTCTAATAAGGTCCAGATGGAATTGGAGACTACAAGGCAAGATTGATGGACTTTTCCCGCTACATTGGCGTTGGCCCTTTGTCACCTGAGGGTACAAGCGATTTGAATTACCTGTGCCGGCCTGCTCCCTGCGCCCCACCCCCCATGCCCAAACAGTACTGCATTGGAGGGGTGGGATGGGGCATGGAATATCACCAGCTGTTGAACAGTAGGACTCTGCTCAGCAATATGCAAATTAAGGTGGGGCCCAAATGAATCCTGTGAGCTGGATGTTAATTCGATTAATAAAGGAGGGAGTTAGGCGACCTTGATGAACATTTAGTAGATTAGCTACATCATATATTTTATTTCATAAGCCCTCAAAGTTCCATAATGGGGTGAAAATGTcagccatcttggtcagggagaaatccaaaaccAGTCtaaattggaatgaatggcagtagaggcatagGTGATGCATTTCCTGCTTTTACTTATGCAGGAAATATAAAGTAAGGCATGTGATGTATCAGAAATTGTTTAATGGAATTATAGTCAACCTAAAATATTTTCATATTattataaatacagtttatacGGGTTTTATACCAAttctgtataaatagcctctaaaatatatgtaaacagtCCATAAATGTTACAGATTTTGTTTTCTTGGAATGCTGtgagtgctattatatgatacaatatcagtacttgttgGATTTACAACTTGTCTAAATCCTATCATCAACTGCTTTGAGccagtgtatggctgtggattAACTCTAgtgtttgaatggaatgttggcatattggcagttcATTTGAAAAATTAATGGGATCATTCCTCTAaaactggctggctagctggctaacacAAAACAGTGCAGAAACATTCTTCActatcttatcacagcactggcaaaccatggttgaccaactccctgaccaacatggctgacctTTGGGCCATCATAAAAAGGTAAAacccattctagtattctaattaaTAATTATATGGTTATTATACTCACCTGTCACAATGGCCAGAATGATGTCATAAGAGAATACTGTAGTCATAATGCTCACCAAGTGTTTGACTTGgccaggagctcaccggagctgtgTACCGGCACCTCACAtcttctactgcttgagctcctgttcctcttatagaatattagctcaaaagttttgtggagctcctgcatctATAAATGTAAACAGTACTGGCACCCAAAATGAGAGCCGGCACCTATTtcgtccaagtcaagcactgtgcTTACCTGTCACAATGCTCACAACTGTAATCAGGATTCTCAACAAATGTCACAATGGACACAGTGCTCAGAATGTTGTCAGAAGACAACAATACTCAAACCACGATTCTCAAGGTTGTCAGAGTCATGACCCTATTCATTCTGATGCTGGCATTACATCGGTATTAAGACAAGCCACTTTAATTGAGACAATTTTTCTATTCATTAAAATGTTATAACATACAACTTTCAAAGTGACTCAGACCATATTGTTCCTACAGAGAGCTGAATTCCGCTCAGCCCTTGAGGACAGAGTCACCCACAGATATCAAAACCCATGGTAGGCCCCACATGTGGTAACCCACACTTTatataatgtattttatttttcagcCAGTCAGAATCACTTTACCTGCACGCTGTGCACATTTCCAATGAGAAAGTGATAGCATCACAGCAGGCTTGTGGAGTGTTGAGTGAATGTAGGTGCACCCTTCTTCATCCATTATTCACCATTTCCACTTTTGCAGGCACGCACCGCCCGACTTTATAGATAAGCAATCTGTTGGAGCCCGCAGCAAACTCGCATCGACACAGGAGTACGACTGTTATATCCAAGATAACAACAAACAGTTCCTTCTCAACAGGGTAAGTCATTAACTACAGGAATGTGACATTTCCTCCCATCAAACACCAGTATGAAGGACACATTGCATAACTGGAGATATATTTGACCCGCTAAACCCAATTGTAAGGGAGAGGATGAGCGGCCCCTCTTTTCACACGAACACTCCTATTGCTGCATGGGCCTTGTCCTCAGGGTGTATCTGACCTCTCATTTGATATATCACTTATTGTACTATGAAACTATATACACAGCATTTGAGGAATTCGATGCAAATGCATTCGAAGTTAAAGCTACAGTGCCGTACAACATTTTtcataccccttggatttcttcacattttattttgttacaaagtgggattaaaatgtatttaattgtcaacaatctactcaaaatactctaatgtcaaagtggaagaaaaattctaacatctTTTAAAGATTAATACAAATTTGATAGTTAAAATATAGTAATTGCGTAattattcagcccctttgttcaGGCAAACCTAAATTAGTTCAGGGGTAGTCACATAATAACTTACATGGACTCaatgtgtgaaataataggggttgacatgattttttttaatgactaacccttcctttgtcccccatacatacaacatctgtaaggtccctcggtcaagtattgcatttcaagcacagattcaactacaaagaccagggagcttttggaaagcctcataaagaagggcagtgattgatagatgggtaacaataacaaatcagacattgaatatctctttaagcatggtcaagttaataattaggctgtggattatgtattaaaccacccagacacaatGTTTCAGTCCTTAACTGAGCTGCATgacaggaatgaaactgctcagggatgttaccatgacaccattggtgattttaaaactgTTACAGGGTGGGTGTGATGGGAGAATtgtggatggatcaacaacattgtagtgactctaCAATAATGACTTAAATGAcagataaaataataaaaaatatacaaaatacatGCATCTTGTgtacaacaaggcactaaagtaatactgcaaaaaaacatggcaaaggaatatactttttggcctaaatgcaaagccttatgtttggagcaaatccaacacatcactgagtaactgcctccttattttcaagcatggtggtggctgtgtCATtatatgggtatgcttgacatcggcaaatactggggagtttttcaggataaaaataaatgggatGGAGCTATGCActgacaaaatcctagaggaaaaccggCTTCAGTCTgttttacaccagacactgggagataaattatcctttcagcaggacaataacctacaacacatggccaaatctaaacgagttgcttaccaagacagcgaatgttcctgactggccaagttacagtttttacttaaatctgcttgaaaatctacggCAAGACTTGAAAGTTGCTGTGCAGCCGtgatccccaacatcttgacagagcttgaagaattatgaaaataataatgggctaaTATTGCACAATTCAGATGTGTAAAGCTCTAAaagacccaagaagactcacagctgtaatcgctgtcaaaggtgtttctaacatgtattgactcaagagGCTGAATACTTTTAGTTATTTAATTTctatcctttaaaaaaaaattcactTCCACTCACATTAGAGTATTTTATGTAGATTGacaaaagatatatatattttttttatcgattttaatcccactttgtaacaataaAATGAATTATGTTCCTAGGCAGtccttgaaaataagaatttgttcttaactgacttgcctagttaaataaaggtaaaattaaaatcATGCTTGACCATTTCTGTATGTAGTGTTTTTATGATAATTTTGCCTGACATAACTCATAAATGCTTCTTTGTGTTTTTCCCTTTCTAGAGAGATGAACTCGTTCAGAGAAAAGCTGCAGGTGCCTCACAAATTAGTTCCTTGAAATAGTTTGGGTGAAGAACGGATGATGattcaatcagctgtgttgtcctgaagACCTGACCAAGTGTCTGATTAAATACCACCTTTTCATCTACTGTATCATTTTACTCTGTCAGTACTCAATTACAACTCTCATTAGTAATTTGCATGATCTATTTCACTGAAATGGTTTAGTAACACTGCAAGTAGGCTACTATCCCACATTTTGCAGTTAGATATGCAGCAACATTTACAGTAAATTAGGAATCCTTTAAATCCTCAAATAAAGATTTGATGAGATGAAAATATCTCCAAGTTTTGTCTGAAAAGGTGAAAGTAAAGCTAAATGTAAACCATACATTTTTGGTTAAGTCCATTGGCTTTACATTAAAATCTAAAAAGTTTTGCCACTTATCTAAAAGTACTCATATGTTTTCTGCTCTGCTAGCTCTACATTGGGAACTTAGAATGAAAATGTCAATTCACCAAGGATGCCCTGGACACCAGTATTGCATACCACAGGTCCGGGACCTAGGTCTTTCCTGTCTTGTGTCATAGATTCAAACTTTCGATAACAAGTGTGTGTGAAGATAATCCATCCCCTGAGCAAAAGCAATTACATTTGCCAAAGTCTAGCTCAGATAACTGCTGCTGCCTCAGATTGGGAAAGGAGTTTTTACTGCACCAGAGATTTCCAATTGTCATGTAATGAGGCACACCAACATATTCTTGTTAGCTCAACTTCAATTTGGTGTTAATCTTTCCTCCGTTTAATATCTGACCCTTTCTAAGACCTCTTGTGGCAATACAGAAATTACTTATTTTTTCATCTATTTTTCTACAGTGATTTTCTATCAATACATGGCCAACATATTATCTTCCTCTTCGGCactgccagaagaggactggccgccccccatagcctggttcctctctaggtttcttcctaggttccggcctttctagggagtttttcctagccaccgtgcttctacacctgcattgcttgctgtttggggttttagggctgggtttctgtacagcactttgtgacatcagctgatgtaagaagggctttataaatacatttgattgatattcACAGGCACACTTTTGGGACATATCTACTATCAAATAGGTTATAGCAGTGGTTGATTGGAATGGGATTAGGCAAAAGAGTCCACTCCTTTAGGATTGGGGACAGAACACTGGGGATAGAAATTATCTTTTTGGAAAGATCTAATAATTTTGGATGGAGTAGACAGCAGTGTTGTTCCCTGTTTTAAAACGTATCAACGCGTCTAAATATAATACATTAAATATCGCGAGATTTAACGCGtctaaatataataaaataaatatcgCGATCTCCAGGATTTGAATATCCTCAGCGTCACAGCAGCAACATTAGCATGCCGGTAGCAACATTAAAACTTCCGGGTTTTGGATTTTGCCATCAAAATAAAAGTCTGCTGTGAAACGCTAATTGcagaatgatttttttttttgcattatgTTGAATTATAACTACACGGAAGGAACTGAACGAAAGATAATGACTTATTTATATAAGAAATAATATAAGGTGGAGCAAATAAGTTTGCATGGAGCCCCTGGACACTATACGGTAcacacagggttggggagtaa is from Salvelinus namaycush isolate Seneca chromosome 17, SaNama_1.0, whole genome shotgun sequence and encodes:
- the LOC120062244 gene encoding uncharacterized protein C4orf45-like isoform X1; this translates as MESSTVVQVRLPQAYGQRMLFTGPDGIGDYKARLMDFSRYIGVGPLSPEGTSDLNYLCRPAPCAPPPMPKQYCIGGVGWGMEYHQLLNSRTLLSNMQIKRAEFRSALEDRVTHRYQNPWHAPPDFIDKQSVGARSKLASTQEYDCYIQDNNKQFLLNRRDELVQRKAAGASQISSLK
- the LOC120062244 gene encoding uncharacterized protein C4orf45 homolog isoform X2, which produces MDFSRYIGVGPLSPEGTSDLNYLCRPAPCAPPPMPKQYCIGGVGWGMEYHQLLNSRTLLSNMQIKRAEFRSALEDRVTHRYQNPWHAPPDFIDKQSVGARSKLASTQEYDCYIQDNNKQFLLNRRDELVQRKAAGASQISSLK